A single region of the Triticum dicoccoides isolate Atlit2015 ecotype Zavitan chromosome 2B, WEW_v2.0, whole genome shotgun sequence genome encodes:
- the LOC119367632 gene encoding laccase-4-like, with the protein MAISSRLPAPCYLLMAATLMLLIVQAQSITRHYDFNVQMANLTRLCASKSIVTVNGEYPGPMLVAREGDRVLVRVTNHVAHNMTLHWHGIRQLRSGWADGPAYVTQCPIQTGQSYVYNFTITGQRGTLWWHAHISWLRATVYGAIVILPKLGVPYPFVAPHKEVPVLFGEWWRADTEALVNQALRTGGAPNISDAFTINGLPGPLYNCSANDTFKLKVEPGKTYLMRLINAALNDELFFSVANHTLTIVEVDAVYVKPFTVKTLIISPGQTTNVLLTAKPFYPKANFYMSAAPYSVIRPGTFDNTTVAGILEYHNPHSASESSFNKGLPLFRPTLPRFNDTSLVTNFTSKLRSLATPQYPAVVPQSVDKQFFFTVGLGTRPCPVNATCQGPTNTTQFAAAINNISLVLPSTALLQSHFTGMSRGVYGSNFPVMPLSQFNYTGVSPNNTNVATGTKLLVLPFNATVELVMQDTSILGIESHPLHLHGFNFFVVGQGFGNYDPVNDPTRFNLVDPVERNTVGVPAGGWVAIRFLADNPGVWFMHCHLEVHTTWGLRMAWLVLDGSLPNQKLLPPPSDLPKC; encoded by the exons ATGGCGATTTCCTCCCGTCTTCCAGCTCCTTGCTATCTCCTCATGGCGGCGACTCTGATGCTGCTCATCGTCCAGGCACAAAGCATCACTAGGCACTACGATTTCAAT GTGCAAATGGCGAACTTGACGAGGCTGTGCGCCAGCAAGAGCATCGTGACGGTGAACGGGGAGTACCCCGGCCCCATGCTGGTGGCGCGGGAGGGCGACCGCGTGCTCGTCCGCGTCACCAACCACGTGGCGCACAACATGACGCTGCACTGGCACGGCATTCGGCAGCTGCGGAGCGGCTGGGCCGACGGGCCGGCGTACGTCACGCAGTGCCCGATTCAGACGGGCCAGAGCTACGTCTACAACTTCACCATCACCGGGCAGCGCGGCACGCTGTGGTGGCACGCGCACATCTCCTGGCTACGCGCCACCGTATACGGGGCCATCGTCATCCTCCCCAAACTCGGCGTGCCTTACCCGTTCGTTGCGCCCCACAAGGAAGTTCCAGTTCTCTTCGGCGAGTGGTGGAGGGCGGACACGGAGGCACTGGTCAACCAGGCGCTCCGGACGGGCGGCGCCCCAAACATCTCAGACGCTTTCACCATCAATGGGCTCCCTGGGCCACTATACAACTGCTCCGCCAACG ACACGTTCAAGCTGAAGGTGGAACCAGGAAAAACATACCTGATGCGCCTCATCAACGCTGCTCTCAACGACGAGCTCTTCTTCTCCGTCGCCAACCACACGCTCACCATCGTCGAGGTCGACGCAGTTTATGTCAAACCGTTCACTGTCAAGACCCTGATAATCTCTCCGGGCCAGACCACCAACGTGCTCCTCACAGCCAAGCCGTTTTATCCCAAGGCTAACTTTTACATGTCCGCCGCGCCATACTCCGTCATCAGGCCTGGCACGTTCgacaacaccaccgtcgccggcatCCTCGAGTACCACAACCCTCACTCCGCCTCCGAGTCAAGCTTCAACAAGGGCCTGCCACTCTTCAGGCCGACTCTGCCGAGGTTCAACGACACCAGCCTGGTCACCAACTTCACCTCCAAGCTCCGGAGCCTTGCCACACCGCAATACCCGGCGGTCGTGCCACAGTCGGTGGACAAGCAGTTCTTCTTCACGGTCGGGTTGGGCACACGCCCTTGCCCCGTGAATGCGACATGCCAGGGGCCTACCAACACCACACAGTTTGCGGCAGCCATCAACAACATCTCCTTGGTGCTTCCTTCCACGGCCCTCCTACAGTCGCACTTCACAGGCATGTCTCGAGGTGTCTACgggtcaaacttcccggtcatgccCCTCTCACAATTCAACTACACTGGGGTATCGCCCAATAACACGAACGTGGCCACCGGGACTAAGCTGCTCGTGTTGCCATTCAACGCAACGGTGGAGCTGGTGATGCAGGacacgagcatccttggcatcgagaGCCACCCTCTGCACCTGCACGGCTTCAACTTCTTTGTCGTGGGGCAAGGGTTTGGCAACTACGACCCTGTGAATGACCCGACGAGATTTAACCTCGTCGACCCCGTCGAGCGGAACACCGTCGGCGTGCCGGCTGGTGGGTGGGTGGCCATACGGTTCCTTGCTGACAACCCAG GTGTATGGTTCATGCATTGCCATTTGGAGGTGCACACGACTTGGGGACTACGAATGGCATGGCTGGTGCTAGACGGGAGCCTACCGAACCAGAAGCTGCTCCCCCCGCCATCCGATCTTCCGAAATGCTAG